From a single Sorghum bicolor cultivar BTx623 chromosome 5, Sorghum_bicolor_NCBIv3, whole genome shotgun sequence genomic region:
- the LOC110435533 gene encoding uncharacterized protein LOC110435533 encodes MAGTVLLRSVAVATKMRGMTTALRDPHCVRRSAPIAIGSRRPFTSSSRPSTAGNKDPSQNKNVPGQSHSAKSAPMPTATKFLCLSVIGTSAFFYGWVKPRLEALGEELVALRTERSILIKAVEECQRTHIKDRDDSIDPSQAQSTKALGQGKESGGRAY; translated from the exons ATGGCAGGAACCGTGCTCCTTCGATCTGTGGCTGTGGCGACCAAGATGAGGGGGATGACCACCGCCCTGCGCGATCCTCACTGTGTCCGCCGGTCTGCCCCAATAGCAATAGGCTCCCGCCGCCCTTTTACTTCTTCCTCTCGCCCTAGCACCGCCGGTAACAAG GATCCCTCTCAGAATAAGAATGTCCCCGGTCAATCGCACAG TGCAAAGTCTGCACCCATGCCAACTGCAACCAAATTTCTTTGCTTGTCTGTTATTGGCACCTCGGCTTTTTTTTACGGTTGGGTGAAACCGAGATTGGAAGCATTGGGCGAAGAATTGGTTGCTCTTCGTACAGAGAGGTCAATCTTGATCAAAGCTGTGGAGGAGTGCCAAAGGACACACATTAAAGACCGAGATGATTCAATCGATCCTTCTCAAGCCCAAAGCACGAAAGCATTAG GACAAGGTAAGGAGAGTGGTGGACGCGCATATTAG
- the LOC110435305 gene encoding uncharacterized protein LOC110435305 isoform X2 yields MAAVAALRRSVVTKMARAPPRLPSALDRHGRLPTSSGGPLVSRFSTSTGGSGSTPPPDNLRGPQTYNNKLSSGNAWHAFMAGVNDAAPKAAYALVFCGSAFIYFYVIPALDRITTQMEALRHNLRALNEEMNKQNEHEALNSMGSQIEVRDEVGEFFKGQRIQASASRTS; encoded by the exons ATGGCAGCAGTAGCTGCGCTCCGTCGTTCTGTGGTCACCAAGATGGCCCGCGCACCGCCTCGCCTTCCATCTGCACTAGATCGCCATGGCCGCCTTCCAACGAGCTCCGGTGGCCCTTTGGTTTCTAGATTCTCCACATCTACTGGTGGTTCTGGTTCTACGCCGCCGCCTGACAACCTCAGG GGTCCTCAAACTTATAACAACAAACTTTCCAGTGGCAATGCGTGGCACGC GTTTATGGCTGGAGTCAACGATGCTGCACCCAAGGCAGCTTACGCTCTGGTGTTCTGTGGCTCtgcttttatatatttttatgtcatTCCGGCACTGGACCGTATAACCACCCAAATGGAAGCCCTCCGTCACAATTTGCGCGCCTTAAATGAAGAGATGAACAAACAAAATGAACATGAAGCTCTCAATTCTATGGGAAGTCAGATTGAAGTTAGAGATGAAGTGGGCGAATTTTTTAAAGGCCAAAGGATACAAGCATCAG CATCTAGGACAAGTTAA
- the LOC8067576 gene encoding clathrin heavy chain 1, whose product MAAANAPIAMREALTLTSLGIAPQFVTFTHVTMESEKYICVRETSPQNSVVIIDMAMPMQPLRRPITADSALMNPNTRILALKAQIPGTTQDHLQIFNIEAKTKIKSHQMPEQVVFWKWITPKLLGLVTQTSVYHWSIEGDSEPTKMFDRTANLANNQIINYRCDPAEKWLVLIGIAPGAPERPQLVKGNMQLFSVDQQRSQALEAHAASFATFKVVGNENPSTLICFASKTTNAGQITSKLHVIELGAQPGKPGFSKKQADLFFPPDFQDDFPVAMQVSQKYGLIYVITKLGLLFVYDLETAAAVYRNRISPDPIFLTAESSSTGGFYAINRRGQVLHATVNDATVVPFVSGQLNNLELAVNLAKRANLPGAENLVVQRFQELFAQTKYKEAAELAAESPQGLLRTPETVAKFQSVPVQAGQTPPLLQYFGTLLTRGKLNAFESLELSRLVVNQNKKNLLENWLAEDKLECSEELGDLVKTVDNDLALKIYIKARATPKVVAAFAERREFDKILIYSKQVGYTPDYLFLLQTILRTDPQGAVNFALMMSQMEGGCPVDYNTITDLFLQRNMIREATAFLLDVLKPNLPEHAFLQTKVLEINLVTYPNVADAILANGMFSHYDRPRIAQLCEKAGLYLRALQHYSELPDIKRVIVNTHAIEPQALVEFFGTLSREWALECMKDLLLVNLRGNLQIVVQAAKEYSEQLGVDACIKLFEQFKSYEGLYFFLGSYLSSSEDPDIHFKYIEAAARTGQIKEVERVTRESNFYDAEKTKNFLMEAKLPDARPLINVCDRFGFVPDLTHYLYTNNMLRYIEGYVQKVNPGNAPLVVGQLLDDECPEDFIKGLILSVRSLLPVEPLVDECEKRNRLRLLTQFLEHLVSEGSQDVHVHNALGKIIIDSNNNPEHFLTTNPFYDSRVVGKYCEKRDPTLAVVAYRRGQCDDELINVTNKNSLFKLQARYVVERMDGDLWDKVLQPENEYRRQLIDQVVSTALPESKSPEQVSAAVKAFMTADLPHELIELLEKIVLQNSAFSGNFNLQNLLILTAIKADPSRVMDYVNRLDNFDGPAVGEVAVEAQLYEEAFAIFKKFNLNVQAVNVLLDNIRSIERAEEFAFRVEEDAVWSQVAKAQLREGLVSEAIESFIRADDAAHFLDVIRAAEEANVYDDLVKYLLMVRQKAREPKVDGELIFAYAKIDRLSDIEEFILMPNVANLQNVGDRLYDEELYEAAKIIYAFISNWAKLAVTLVKLKQFQGAVDAARKANSAKTWKEVCFACVDAEEFRLAQICGLNIIVQVDDLEEVSEYYQNRGCFNELIALMESGLGLERAHMGIFTELGVLYARYRPEKLMEHIKLFSTRLNIPKLIRACDEQQHWKELTYLYIQYDEFDNAATTIMNHSPDAWDHMQFKDVCVKVANVELYYKAVHFYLQEHPDLINDMLNVLALRLDHTRVVDIMRKAGQLHLVKPYMVAVQSNNVSAVNEALNELYVEEEDYERLRESVDMHDNFDQIGLAQKLEKHELLEMRRIAAYIYKKAGRWKQSIALSKKDNMYKDCMETCSQSGDRELSEDLLVYFIEQGKKECFASCLFICYDLIRPDVALELAWMNNMLDFAFPYLLQFIREYTSKVDDLVKDKIESQKEERAKEKEEKDLVAQQNMYAQLLPLALPAPPMPGMGGPPPMGGMGMPPMGGMGMPPMGPGPMPAFGMPPMGSY is encoded by the exons ATGGCGGCGGCCAACGCCCCCATCGCCATGCGCGAGGCGCTCACG CTCACCAGCCTGGGCATCGCGCCGCAGTTCGTCACCTTCACCCACGTCACCATGGAGTCGGAGAAGTACATCTGCGTCCGCGAGACCTCCCCGCAGAACAGCGTCGTCATCATCGACATGGCCATGCCCATGCAGCCGCTCCGCCGCCCCATCACCGCCGACTCCGCCCTCATGAACCCCAACACCAGGATCCTCGCCCTCAAAG CCCAAATACCTGGAACAACACAGGATCACCTTCAAATATTTAACATTGAGGCCAAGACTAAGATCAAGTCTCATCAGATGCCCGAGCAG GTTGTATTCTGGAAATGGATCACACCCAAGTTGTTGGGTTTAGTAACACAGACATCTGTTTACCATTGGTCAATTGAAGGTGATTCTGAGCCCACCAAGATGTTTGATAGGACAGCTAATTTGGCAAACAACCAGATTATCAACTACAGATGTGACCCAGCGGAGAAGTGGCTTGTGCTTATTGGCATTGCACCTGGTGCCCCGGAG AGGCCACAACTGGTGAAGGGAAATATGCAACTTTTTTCTGTCGATCAACAGCGTAGCCAGGCCCTTGAAGCCCATGCAGCGTCTTTTGCAACATTTAAG GTTGTTGGTAATGAGAACCCATCAACCCTTATTTGTTTCGCCTCAAAGACAACTAATGCTGGACAGATCACTTCAAAATTGCATGTTATTGAACTGGGTGCACAGCCAG GGAAACCTGGCTTTTCTAAGAAACAAGCCGACCTCTTCTTCCCACCAGATTTCCAGGATGATTTTCCTGTAGCTATGCAG GTTTCACAAAAGTATGGGCTTATCTATGTAATTACAAAGCTTGGCCTTTTGTTTGTATATGACTTGGAAACTGCTGCGGCAGTTTACAGAAATAGAATCAGTCCAGACCCTATATTCTTGACGGCAGAATCTTCCTCTACTGGTGGATTTTATGCTATCAACAGAAGAGGGCAGGTTTTACATGCCACAGTTAATGACGCAACTGTTGTACCTTTTGTCAGTGGCCAA TTAAACAACCTTGAGCTTGCTGTGAATCTGGCCAAGAGAGCTAACCTTCCTGGTGCTGAGAACTTG GTTGTGCAAAGATTCCAGGAACTGTTTGCACAGACAAAATACAAGGAAGCAGCTGAGCTGGCTGCGGAATCTCCCCAGGGTCTCCTGAGGACGCCTGAGACCGTGGCGAAATTTCAG AGTGTTCCTGTGCAAGCTGGGCAAACGCCCCCACTCTTGCAGTACTTTGGCACATTGCTAACTCGAGGGAAGCTCAATGCCTTTGAGTCTCTTGAGCTATCTCGACTTGTCGTCAATCAGAACAAAAAGAATCTTCTGGAAAATTGGTTGGCAGAAGACAAGCTAGAGTGTAGTGAAGAACTAGGAGATCTTGTCAAG ACTGTGGACAATGATCTTGCACTGAAAATATACATAAAGGCTAGGGCAACCCCTAAAGTTGTTGCTGCTTTTGCTGAAAGGAGGGAGTTTGACAAGATACTGATATACTCAAAGCAG GTCGGGTACACGCCAGATTATCTCTTCCTCCTCCAGACCATCTTGCGTACAGATCCACAG GGAGCTGTGAACTTTGCTCTCATGATGTCACAAATGGAGGGAGGCTGCCCAGTAGATTATAATACAATAACTGATCTTTTCCTTCAG AGGAATATGATACGAGAGGCAACAGCTTTTCTGTTGGATGTTCTGAAACCAAACTTGCCAGAGCATGCTTTTCTTCAAACCAAG GTTTTGGAGATAAACTTAGTGACTTACCCGAATGTTGCTGATGCCATTCTTGCTAATGGTATGTTCAGTCATTACGACCGCCCTCGTATTGCTCAGCTGTGTGAAAAGGCTGGTCTGTACTTGCGAGCTCTCCAG CATTACTCAGAGTTGCCTGATATCAAGCGTGTCATTGTAAATACCCATGCCATTGAACCACAG GCACTTGTTGAGTTCTTTGGTACCTTGTCAAGGGAGTGGGCTTTGGAGTGCATGAAAGACCTTCTACTGGTTAATCTGAGGGGAAATCTTCAGATTGTTGTGCAG GCTGCGAAAGAATACTCTGAGCAGCTAGGGGTTGACGCTTGCATCAAATTATTTGAACAATTCAAATCTTATGAGGGCCTTTACTTTTTCTTGGGATCCTATCTGAGCTCCAG TGAGGACCCAGATATCCATTTCAAGTACATAGAAGCAGCTGCAAGGACTGGACAGATCAAAGAAGTTGAACGTGTAACTAGAGAGTCAAACTTCTATGATGCCGAGAAGACAAAGAACTTTTTGATGGAAGCAAAACTACCTGATGCTCGTCCACTGATTAATGTTTGTGACCGCTTTGGTTTTGTGCCAGATCTCACTCACTATCTGTACACCAACAACATGCTTCGATATATCGAAGGCTATGTTCAGAAG GTGAATCCTGGGAATGCTCCATTGGTAGTGGGGCAACTACTTGATGATGAGTGCCCTGAAGATTTTATCAAGGGTTTGATTCTCTCTGTTCGTTCTCTCCTTCCTGTTGAGCCTCTGGTTGATGAATGTGAGAAGAG GAACCGCCTACGTTTGCTCACTCAATTCTTGGAGCACTTAGTGAGTGAAGGTAGCCAAGATGTGCATGTCCATAATGCTCTTGGGAAAATCATCATTGACAGCAACAACAATCCTGAGCATTTCCTTACTACCAACCCATTTTACGATTCTCGTGTTGTGGGCAAATATTGTGAAAAGCGGGATCCTACACTTGCCGTTGTTGCTTACAGACGTGGGCAGTGTGATGATGAACTTATTAATGTCACTAACAAAAACTCATTATTCAAGCTGCAAGCTAG GTATGTGGTTGAGAGAATGGATGGTGATCTGTGGGATAAAGTTCTTCAGCCTGAGAATGAATATAGAAGGCAACTCATTGACCAAGTGGTTTCGACTGCATTACCTGAGAGCAAGAGCCCTGAGCAAGTGTCTGCTGCTGTTAAGGCTTTCATGACTGCTGACCTGCCACATGAACTGATTGAGCTTCTTGAAAAGATTGTTCTTCAGAATTCTGCTTTCAGTGGAAATTTCAATCTGCAGAACCTGCTCATCTTGACTGCTATCAAGGCAGATCCATCCAGAGTCATGGACTATGTCAACAGACTCGATAACTTTGATGGGCCTGCTGTTGGAGAAGTTGCTGTTGAAGCACAACTGTATGAGGAGGCTTTTGCTATATTCAAGAAGTTCAACTTAAATGTGCAGGCTGTCAATGTTCTCTTGGACAACATCCGGAGCATAGAAAGAGCCGAGGAATTTGCTTTTCGTGTTGAAGAAGATGCTGTTTGGAGCCAGGTTGCCAAAGCCCAGTTACGTGAAGGTCTGGTCAGTGAAGCAATTGAGTCCTTCATTCGCGCAGATGATGCTGCACACTTCCTTGATGTCATCCGTGCTGCTGAAGAAGCTAATGTGTACGATGATTTAGTGAAGTACCTTCTGATGGTAAGGCAAAAAGCACGGGAACCCAAAGTCGATGGAGAACTCATCTTTGCATATGCTAAGATTGACAGGCTCAGTGACATTGAGGAGTTCATTCTTATGCCAAATGTTGCCAACCTTCAAAATGTCGGTGACCGTCTGTATGATGAAGAACTATATGAAGCTGCAAAGATCATCTATGCTTTCATCTCGAACTGGGCTAAGCTGGCTGTTACCCTGGTTAAGCTGAAGCAGTTCCAAGGTGCTGTGGATGCTGCTCGCAAGGCTAACAGTGCCAAAACATGGAAGGAGGTCTGCTTTGCTTGTGTTGACGCTGAGGAGTTCCGTCTTGCACAAATATGTGGTCTCAATATTATTGTTCAG GTTGATGACTTGGAAGAAGTCAGTGAATACTACCAGAATAGAGGATGCTTCAATGAACTTATTGCTCTCATGGAGAGTGGTCTTGGACTTGAACGTGCACACATGGGCATCTTCACAGAATTGGGAGTTCTATATGCTAGATACCGCCCTGAGAAGCTTATGGAGCACATCAAACTTTTCTCCACCCGTCTTAATATTCCTAAGCTTATTCGAGCTTGTGATGAACAGCAGCACTGGAAAGAACTTACCTACCTGTACATACAGTATGATGAATTTGACAATGCTGCCACCACCATTATGAACCACTCTCCAGATGCATGGGATCATATGCAGTTCAAGGATGTTTGCGTTAAAGTTGCAAATGTTGAGCTATATTACAAGGCAGTTCACTTCTATTTGCAAGAGCATCCTGATCTCATTAATGATATGCTAAATGTGCTTGCACTTCGGTTAGATCATACCAGAGTTGTAGACATAATGCGCAAG GCTGGCCAATTGCATCTTGTGAAACCATATATGGTTGCAGTTCAGAGTAACAATGTCTCTGCTGTGAATGAAGCCTTGAATGAGCTTTACGTTGAAGAGGAGGACTATGAGAGACTCCGGGAATCAGTTGATATGCACGACAACTTTGACCAGATAGGTCTTGCCCAGAAG CTTGAGAAGCATGAATTGCTTGAAATGAGGAGGATTGCTGCCTACATTTACAAGAAGGCTGGCAGGTGGAAGCAATCCATTGCTCTATCAAAGAAAGACAACATGTACAAGGATTGCATGGAGACATGCTCACAATCTGGCGACCGTGAACTGTCAGAGGACTTGCTTGTCTATTTCATTGAGCAG GGTAAGAAAGAATGCTTTGCATCCTGCCTCTTCATTTGCTACGACTTGATCCGGCCAGATGTCGCTCTTGAGCTTGCATGGATGAACAACATGTTGGACTTTGCCTTCCCATACCTGTTGCAG TTCATCCGTGAGTACACTAGCAAGGTGGATGATTTAGTGAAGGACAAAATTGAGTCGCAGAAGGAAGAAAGAGCCAAAGAGAAGGAGGAGAAAGATCTTGTGGCTCAGCAG AACATGTATGCCCAACTGCTTCCTCTTGCTTTGCCTGCTCCGCCAATGCCTGGCATGGGTGGTCCACCTCCGATGGGTGGGATGGGCATGCCTCCAATGGGTGGAATGGGTATGCCGCCGATGGGCCCTGGTCCGATGCCAGCATTCGGGATGCCACCAATGGGAAGCTACTGA
- the LOC110435305 gene encoding uncharacterized protein LOC110435305 isoform X1 — MAAVAALRRSVVTKMARAPPRLPSALDRHGRLPTSSGGPLVSRFSTSTGGSGSTPPPDNLRGPQTYNNKLSSGNAWHAFMAGVNDAAPKAAYALVFCGSAFIYFYVIPALDRITTQMEALRHNLRALNEEMNKQNEHEALNSMGSQIEVRDEVGEFFKGQRIQASGQVKEHL, encoded by the exons ATGGCAGCAGTAGCTGCGCTCCGTCGTTCTGTGGTCACCAAGATGGCCCGCGCACCGCCTCGCCTTCCATCTGCACTAGATCGCCATGGCCGCCTTCCAACGAGCTCCGGTGGCCCTTTGGTTTCTAGATTCTCCACATCTACTGGTGGTTCTGGTTCTACGCCGCCGCCTGACAACCTCAGG GGTCCTCAAACTTATAACAACAAACTTTCCAGTGGCAATGCGTGGCACGC GTTTATGGCTGGAGTCAACGATGCTGCACCCAAGGCAGCTTACGCTCTGGTGTTCTGTGGCTCtgcttttatatatttttatgtcatTCCGGCACTGGACCGTATAACCACCCAAATGGAAGCCCTCCGTCACAATTTGCGCGCCTTAAATGAAGAGATGAACAAACAAAATGAACATGAAGCTCTCAATTCTATGGGAAGTCAGATTGAAGTTAGAGATGAAGTGGGCGAATTTTTTAAAGGCCAAAGGATACAAGCATCAG GACAAGTTAAGGAGCATCTGTGA
- the LOC110435660 gene encoding uncharacterized protein LOC110435660: MASVARALASGARMMPPASRALASRAPASPLSKVYIAGPRFFSSTGNETRFEKLKKDWDNLDLRSKLSVLEMIGKYTMFAFSGSWGIMLAKTVLDRVDKVEAELKEVNIDVNALKVSMANAEEKSGHHRQEVDAKCDKLRLEVKDLLLAHGFKNKEVPDATVAVPGAQETA; encoded by the exons ATGGCGTCCGTTGCTCGGGCTCTGGCGTCGGGGGCGAGGATGATGCCCCCGGCGTCGCGGGCTCTGGCGTCGCGTGCTCCGGCGTCGCCTCTATCGAAG GTTTACATTGCAGGCCCGAGGTTCTTTTCATCAACAGGGAATGAAACTAGATTTGAAAAGCTGAAGAAAGACTGGGACAATTTGGATCTAAG ATCCAAGTTGAGTGTCCTTGAGATGATCGGAAAATACACAATGTTCGCATTTAGCGGGAGCTGGGGCATAATGCTCGCCAAGACTGTGCTCGACCGTGTTGACAAAGTAGAAGCAGAGCTTAAGGAGGTGAACATCGATGTGAATGCGCTCAAGGTTTCTATGGCGAACGCTGAGGAGAAGTCTGGCCATCATAGGCAGGAGGTCGACGCCAAGTGCGACAAGTTAAGGCTTGAGGTCAAAGACCTGTTGTTGGCTCATGGGTTTAAGAACAAAGAAGTTCCAGATGCCACAGTTGCTGTCCCTGGCGCACAAGAGACTGCTTAA